Sequence from the Brevundimonas sp. SGAir0440 genome:
TGATCCTGACCGAACTGATCATCAACGCCCAGAAATACGCCTATGGCGGCAAGCCCGGCCCGCTCTGCATTCGGTTCGAAGAAGACGGCGCCTTCTTCCGCATGACGGTGGAGGACGAGGGCGCCGGTGGGCATTTGGCCGGCAAGGGTTTCGGCTCGATGATGATCAAGAGCCTGGTCGGTCAGCTGGACGGGACGATCGATTATCGCGACCGCGCGCCGGGCCTCAGCGTCGTGCTGCGGGCGCGGATCGACCCGCTCGTTTGATGTCAGGGCCGGCGGCGCCTGTGGCGTCAGGTCGCAGGGCGTCGTAAGAGCCGGGCCATGTCCGCCATGGCCTTTCGCCCCTCCTCGCGCGCCTTTGCGCTGATCGTTCTGCTGATCGCCGCCAGCGTGCTGGGCCTGGCGCCCATTCTGGTGCGGTTGACCGAGACGGGGCCGGCGGCGGCGGGGTTCTGGCGGTTCCTGTTCGCCCTGCCCCTGCTGACGATCCTGGCGGCGCGCGAGCCGGGCGGCGTCGGCGCGCCGTCGAAATGGGCGCTGCTGGCGGGCCTGTTCTTCGCTCTGGACCTCAGCTTCTGGCACTACGGGATCGTCATGACCTCGGTCGCAAACGCCACGGTGCTGTGCAACCTGACGCCGGTCGTCGTGACCCTGTTCGGCTGGTTCGTGCTGAAGGAGCGGCCGCACCGGCTGTTCATCCTGGCCCTGGCCTTGGCCATGAGCGGCGCCTTCGCCATGGCGGCGGGCGCGGACGGCGGACAGGGGATCAACCCGATGCTGGG
This genomic interval carries:
- a CDS encoding DMT family transporter, with product MSAMAFRPSSRAFALIVLLIAASVLGLAPILVRLTETGPAAAGFWRFLFALPLLTILAAREPGGVGAPSKWALLAGLFFALDLSFWHYGIVMTSVANATVLCNLTPVVVTLFGWFVLKERPHRLFILALALAMSGAFAMAAGADGGQGINPMLGDLFSLSVAVWYSGYFLAVQAARRTAGAMRVTFWATLLGAPLLLIVALALGEDVIPAGPAGWAACVAMGVMHVFGQGGVAWALGKLPASVTAVTILIQPVVAGLLGWWIFGETLTPVQALGGALVLGAIVLAQRSQRAKPDGLKQREAR